Proteins encoded by one window of Desulfovibrio ferrophilus:
- a CDS encoding response regulator → MSGERILVADDEAIILTQLEESLNEMGYHVVGKANSGATAISAAREHQPDIVLMDIVMPGEIDGIAACEAIQGNMNIPVVLLTAHSGDDILKRVKSVRPSGYLMKPHRPNQIRACIETTLCRSSRDRHRSNLLSGARHRNEDGKRQINATNRLVSEDLSMILALMQLQTRHSSLTTLDVAMDSVSKRVLSIMSLQESLYSGHPDKPLHAPSFFREAMESVRASHFIPESVRVTLRGDDLALPTQYMQSLGLIVIELVVNSARHAFNGQGGNVLVSISGQGGASVRVVVSDDGKGFPEQPVYRNAETIGLDVVHRLVQRLGGVITQHPAQGTAYTLTFPMPKLQETGCN, encoded by the coding sequence ATGAGTGGAGAACGCATCCTTGTCGCTGACGACGAGGCCATCATCCTGACCCAACTTGAAGAATCCCTGAACGAGATGGGATATCACGTGGTCGGCAAAGCAAATTCGGGTGCTACAGCCATTAGCGCTGCCAGGGAGCACCAACCCGACATCGTGCTCATGGACATCGTCATGCCCGGCGAAATTGACGGCATCGCTGCCTGCGAAGCCATTCAGGGAAACATGAATATCCCTGTGGTCCTGTTGACCGCCCATAGTGGTGACGACATCCTGAAACGGGTCAAATCCGTGCGACCATCAGGGTACCTGATGAAACCCCACCGGCCCAACCAGATACGAGCCTGTATCGAGACAACCCTCTGCCGGTCCAGTCGGGATCGACACCGCAGCAATCTGCTTTCCGGCGCCCGACACAGAAATGAAGACGGAAAGCGCCAGATCAACGCCACGAACAGGTTGGTTTCCGAAGATCTCTCCATGATTCTGGCATTGATGCAACTACAGACAAGGCATTCCAGCCTGACCACTCTTGACGTGGCCATGGACAGTGTCTCCAAGCGAGTACTCTCAATCATGTCACTGCAAGAGAGCCTGTATTCGGGACATCCCGACAAACCTCTGCATGCCCCGAGCTTTTTCCGTGAGGCCATGGAATCCGTACGCGCTTCGCATTTCATCCCCGAAAGCGTCCGCGTGACCCTTCGCGGAGACGACTTGGCCCTGCCCACTCAGTATATGCAAAGTCTGGGACTCATCGTCATCGAACTGGTGGTCAACTCAGCACGCCACGCCTTTAACGGTCAGGGCGGCAATGTCCTGGTCAGCATCTCCGGGCAGGGTGGAGCCTCCGTAAGGGTTGTGGTTTCCGACGATGGCAAAGGATTCCCCGAGCAGCCCGTGTATCGCAATGCCGAAACCATCGGGCTGGATGTGGTGCACCGCCTGGTCCAACGTCTGGGCGGAGTCATCACTCAGCACCCCGCGCAGGGCACGGCCTACACCCTTACCTTTCCCATGCCCAAGCTGCAGGAGACAGGCTGCAACTAA
- the ribB gene encoding 3,4-dihydroxy-2-butanone-4-phosphate synthase, with protein MNQSLLNRFGDPRERVEKALDALRGGRGVLVADDESRENEGDLIFAAETLTDSQMAALIRDCSGIVCLCLTEDKIRDLGLPMMVEDNTSSYGTAFTVSIEAAKGVTTGVSAADRVATVRAAIAEGSGPQDLACPGHVFPLRARPGGVLERDGHTEATVDLCRLAGYSACGVLCELTNPDGTMARLPDIVAYGERNDYPVCTVNDLIQYRQTMDN; from the coding sequence ATGAATCAGTCCCTGTTGAACCGTTTTGGTGACCCGCGTGAGCGGGTTGAAAAAGCCCTGGACGCCCTGCGCGGCGGCCGGGGAGTCCTTGTTGCAGATGATGAAAGTCGCGAAAATGAAGGTGACTTGATCTTTGCGGCTGAAACCTTGACCGATTCCCAGATGGCTGCGTTGATCCGTGATTGCAGTGGTATTGTCTGTTTGTGTCTGACCGAAGACAAGATTCGTGATTTGGGACTGCCGATGATGGTCGAAGACAATACGAGCAGCTATGGGACGGCTTTCACCGTGTCCATTGAAGCGGCCAAAGGTGTGACGACCGGTGTCTCGGCGGCAGATCGGGTGGCCACAGTTCGCGCTGCCATTGCCGAAGGTTCCGGTCCTCAGGATCTGGCCTGTCCCGGGCACGTGTTTCCCTTGCGGGCTCGCCCCGGGGGGGTCCTCGAGCGGGATGGGCATACCGAGGCCACGGTGGACCTGTGTCGTTTGGCGGGCTATTCAGCCTGTGGCGTGCTTTGCGAATTGACCAATCCGGATGGCACCATGGCCCGCCTTCCGGATATCGTGGCGTATGGTGAGCGGAATGATTATCCCGTGTGTACGGTGAATGATTTGATCCAATATCGTCAGACTATGGATAATTGA
- a CDS encoding ribonucleoside triphosphate reductase has translation MPSQIQKRDGCVETWSTKRIGNAIFKALKGSGIKDPLLANRLAKKVEAKLVDVDVPEQEQVQDMVQQVLMEVRLYKVAERYIIYREKRRELRTQNDAFLDISGVTESYLDNVDWRVNENSNMVHSFQGLILHMAGSVQARYVLEKYPEEVRMAHNHGYFHIHDLSFGLAGYCSGWSLRDLLLEGFNLRDRCSSTPAKHFDAACGQIVNFLGTLQNEWAGAQAFNNVDTYLAPFIRHDGLDYATVKQQIQKLLHNLNATSRWGGQSPFTNFTFDFVPPSHIANEPIIIGGAFQDSTYGEYAEEMALINRAFLEVMLEGDANGRIFSFPIPTYNVTEDFPWESPEGKLLLQMTAKYGAPYFQNFINSDLNPEDVRSMCCRLQMDLREIRKKTGGLFGAGDLTGSIGVVTLNLPKLAYLAHNEDDFIDLVTEYAELACESLEFKRKIVEKNLDAGMFPFSRRYLKNGFNGHFSTIGLIGGHEACMNMLGKGVDTESGSRLMQRVLNHLRELVVQFQEKTGHLYNLEATPGEGTCYRLAKIDKGLYEDIYTSGNAVPYYTNSTLLPVGATEDVFFALEHQDKLQTLYNGGTVFHTFLGEAVPNEESVKSFLLKAMSKTKIPYISVTPTFSVCKEHGYIYGEHFDCPTCGDETEVYTRVVGYYRPVGRWNKGKQEEFKDRSEYTMDTFCTSA, from the coding sequence ATGCCTAGCCAAATTCAAAAACGTGATGGATGCGTCGAGACCTGGTCTACCAAGCGCATTGGAAACGCCATATTCAAAGCCCTCAAGGGCAGCGGTATCAAGGACCCTCTTCTTGCCAACCGCTTGGCCAAGAAAGTGGAAGCCAAGCTTGTGGATGTAGATGTTCCCGAGCAGGAACAGGTGCAGGACATGGTCCAGCAGGTGCTGATGGAAGTCCGGCTGTACAAGGTTGCAGAGCGCTATATCATCTACCGCGAAAAACGCCGTGAGTTACGCACCCAGAATGACGCCTTTCTGGATATTTCCGGCGTCACCGAAAGCTATCTCGACAATGTGGACTGGCGGGTCAACGAGAACTCCAACATGGTTCACTCCTTCCAGGGACTGATCCTGCACATGGCCGGATCGGTTCAGGCCAGGTACGTACTTGAAAAGTATCCCGAAGAAGTGCGCATGGCCCACAATCACGGGTATTTTCATATCCATGACCTCTCTTTTGGCCTGGCAGGGTACTGCTCGGGCTGGAGCCTGCGTGATTTGCTGTTGGAAGGCTTCAACCTTCGTGACCGCTGTTCATCCACCCCGGCGAAGCACTTTGATGCGGCCTGCGGACAGATCGTCAATTTCCTTGGCACCCTCCAGAACGAATGGGCCGGAGCACAGGCCTTCAATAACGTGGATACATACCTGGCTCCGTTTATCCGGCACGATGGTCTGGATTACGCCACAGTGAAGCAGCAGATTCAGAAGCTGCTCCACAACCTGAATGCGACCTCCCGCTGGGGCGGACAAAGCCCGTTCACCAATTTCACATTCGATTTTGTCCCCCCGTCACACATTGCCAACGAGCCCATCATCATCGGTGGCGCATTTCAGGATTCGACCTATGGTGAATACGCCGAGGAAATGGCACTCATCAACCGGGCATTCCTGGAAGTCATGCTTGAAGGCGACGCAAACGGCCGGATCTTCTCCTTCCCCATTCCGACATACAACGTGACCGAGGACTTCCCCTGGGAGTCTCCAGAAGGAAAACTTCTGTTACAGATGACCGCCAAGTATGGTGCGCCGTACTTCCAGAATTTCATCAACTCGGATCTCAATCCGGAAGACGTACGCTCCATGTGCTGCCGTCTTCAGATGGACCTGCGTGAAATTCGCAAGAAAACCGGAGGACTGTTCGGAGCTGGCGATCTCACAGGCTCCATCGGTGTTGTCACTCTGAATCTTCCCAAACTGGCCTACCTGGCACACAACGAAGACGACTTCATCGACCTTGTTACCGAGTACGCCGAACTTGCCTGCGAGTCGCTGGAATTCAAGCGCAAGATCGTGGAGAAAAACCTGGACGCGGGGATGTTCCCTTTCTCCCGCCGCTACCTGAAGAACGGTTTCAACGGCCACTTCTCCACCATCGGACTCATCGGTGGTCATGAAGCCTGCATGAATATGCTGGGCAAGGGCGTTGACACTGAATCCGGTTCACGACTCATGCAACGGGTTCTCAACCACCTTCGGGAATTGGTGGTTCAGTTCCAGGAAAAGACAGGCCACCTGTACAACCTGGAAGCCACGCCAGGAGAAGGCACTTGCTACCGCTTGGCCAAGATCGACAAGGGGCTGTATGAAGACATCTACACCTCGGGTAATGCGGTACCGTATTACACCAACTCCACCTTGCTGCCCGTTGGCGCCACCGAAGATGTCTTTTTTGCCCTCGAGCATCAGGACAAGCTGCAGACGCTTTACAATGGCGGTACGGTTTTCCATACCTTCCTCGGCGAAGCCGTGCCCAATGAAGAAAGCGTGAAAAGCTTCCTGCTCAAGGCTATGAGCAAAACCAAGATTCCCTATATCTCGGTGACGCCCACCTTCTCTGTATGCAAGGAACACGGTTATATCTATGGCGAGCATTTCGATTGCCCGACCTGTGGTGACGAAACCGAGGTCTATACCCGAGTGGTGGGCTACTATCGCCCTGTTGGGCGCTGGAACAAGGGCAAGCAGGAAGAGTTCAAGGATCGCTCGGAATATACCATGGATACGTTCTGCACCTCGGCCTAA
- a CDS encoding DNA integrity scanning protein DisA nucleotide-binding domain protein: protein MDDSYRNLVIFHILDGLRFGLSHYSQPSRAALIYAVNPEDPLRVYDPQNMLLGHEPVLKSRFLDSDNWSTSAQDIPYVPPFEQVRTQCLDLSGLICHASRSRSVFYQSWFTEHHPSMCSTGPTEHWLEHAAWLMSQCMSAENVPIVETAGNSLQNFTLHAIRNYIVDQRNAEIGMDTRLRVYPILDAVLGISKTPEEGVWPRGRLAFVEPSQMNKIRFLARFPEHERPRLEHFKHVRKLLQAAEQTGRSLVSDGQAIVGIAIGRMPGARIVAEFNGSSGFLRLGNKTVCSFLEGAFKSTNRQANLVNFEEHLLETDMDFTERNSLFRIVSSIVHNSQERKHGSTLVVDFRPSPVPIAGQHMEEPLDLEQPHLLSLAQALSKVDGALHIGRDRKLHGFACLLDGQAVGGEDRARGARYNSALRFTAGREDIVVIVVSSDRPVSIIQNGVEISATCMLPPKYACVDTPPLLKDWLQS, encoded by the coding sequence GTGGACGATTCCTATCGCAATCTGGTCATTTTCCATATTCTTGACGGCCTGCGCTTCGGGCTCTCGCACTATTCCCAGCCCAGTCGTGCCGCTCTGATTTATGCAGTCAACCCCGAAGACCCCTTACGGGTCTATGACCCCCAGAACATGCTACTCGGGCATGAACCCGTATTGAAGAGCAGGTTTCTGGATTCCGACAACTGGTCAACCTCCGCGCAGGACATTCCTTACGTCCCCCCCTTTGAGCAGGTCCGCACCCAATGCCTGGATCTCTCCGGGCTAATTTGCCACGCCAGTCGCTCCCGCAGTGTTTTTTATCAATCATGGTTCACCGAGCACCACCCGTCCATGTGCTCCACCGGGCCCACGGAGCACTGGCTTGAACACGCAGCCTGGCTCATGTCTCAATGCATGTCCGCCGAAAACGTTCCCATTGTGGAAACCGCAGGAAACAGCCTCCAGAATTTCACCCTGCACGCCATCCGCAATTACATTGTGGATCAGCGTAACGCTGAAATCGGCATGGATACTCGGCTTCGAGTCTATCCTATCCTGGATGCCGTGCTTGGTATCTCCAAGACCCCGGAAGAAGGTGTCTGGCCCAGGGGCAGATTGGCTTTTGTCGAGCCCAGCCAGATGAACAAGATTCGTTTCCTGGCTCGTTTCCCGGAGCATGAGCGCCCTCGCCTGGAGCATTTCAAGCATGTTCGCAAACTGCTGCAAGCCGCAGAACAGACAGGGCGTTCCCTGGTTTCAGACGGCCAGGCCATCGTTGGCATCGCCATCGGACGCATGCCTGGCGCCCGCATCGTAGCCGAGTTCAACGGTTCATCAGGTTTCCTGAGACTGGGCAATAAAACCGTCTGCAGTTTCCTGGAAGGCGCCTTCAAGTCTACCAATCGTCAAGCCAACCTGGTCAACTTCGAAGAACACCTCCTCGAAACGGACATGGATTTCACCGAACGCAACAGCCTGTTCCGTATTGTCAGTTCCATCGTCCACAATTCCCAGGAACGCAAACACGGCAGCACTCTGGTGGTCGATTTCCGCCCCTCACCCGTACCCATCGCCGGCCAGCATATGGAAGAACCACTGGACCTGGAGCAACCACATCTGCTCTCTTTGGCCCAGGCATTGTCCAAGGTCGACGGAGCCCTGCATATCGGGCGCGACCGGAAACTGCATGGATTCGCGTGCCTGCTCGATGGTCAGGCCGTGGGGGGAGAGGATCGCGCCAGAGGCGCACGCTACAATTCCGCCCTACGCTTTACCGCTGGACGGGAAGATATCGTGGTCATTGTCGTTTCATCCGACAGACCGGTCTCCATCATCCAGAACGGTGTCGAAATTTCGGCCACATGCATGTTGCCACCCAAGTACGCCTGCGTGGACACCCCGCCCCTGCTCAAGGATTGGCTGCAAAGCTGA
- a CDS encoding TetR/AcrR family transcriptional regulator, which translates to MTKKESLLQAAKELFGEHGYNETTFKKISERAGVALGLLTHHYGNKEKLFMTAGLDVLEQLVARLKAAVAGADTGLQAVQRFCEEYLAFSIDPEENFLVLIRCSPYSDVKTREDAEVMEEKFTEVYDILEDCVRQGHDDGTIVQYPTKELATNVQCNLVGSVRTRLLTPYSPPSLYDDMLQFITRSLTTNKSV; encoded by the coding sequence ATGACCAAGAAGGAATCGCTGCTGCAGGCGGCCAAAGAGCTCTTTGGCGAGCATGGCTACAATGAGACCACGTTCAAGAAGATTTCGGAGCGGGCCGGGGTGGCCCTGGGGCTTTTGACGCATCATTACGGGAACAAGGAAAAGCTGTTCATGACCGCCGGTCTGGATGTGCTGGAACAACTTGTCGCCAGATTGAAGGCGGCTGTAGCCGGGGCCGATACCGGTCTTCAGGCGGTGCAGCGCTTTTGTGAGGAGTACCTGGCGTTCTCCATCGATCCCGAGGAGAACTTTCTGGTGCTTATCCGCTGCTCTCCCTACAGCGATGTGAAGACGCGTGAGGATGCGGAAGTGATGGAGGAGAAGTTCACCGAGGTCTACGATATCCTTGAGGACTGTGTTCGCCAAGGCCATGATGACGGAACCATCGTTCAGTACCCTACGAAGGAACTGGCGACCAATGTGCAGTGTAATCTTGTCGGTTCGGTCCGTACGCGTCTTTTGACACCGTACAGCCCTCCGTCCTTGTACGACGATATGCTGCAATTCATCACCAGGTCGTTGACCACCAACAAATCTGTTTGA
- a CDS encoding sensor histidine kinase yields the protein MNRFYSAHLLIIPLLVVFWIAFLSFNAQRIDDVVDAYRNVQLQVVRKAAHSGEEVFAQGATAENISMATLEKRFMGQVIQPVQLLRECNLFVTRDRHVFHCTLPEFSPSLIGHRIRDMFDAQIEKGASDYDTLIAGVDAGTKGTTSFVWSKDRGTEHTAWASFRVLGQTWTIGASTPESAILAFSGIPNQIRRETTILAAISALFLLIMAVLARQQRLSVQHQKKLKSTVDARTSELTKANQRLRSSEEKYRLLVEHQNDVVVKINSHGRLEFVSPSYCDLIGKPESDMLGSRFIKMVHKEDRRKAYIATRNLDTPPHSFLVEARMHTREGVRWLSWTGKGVPSKDGAPYAEIVGIGRDITDMVLARERIANSLTEKEVLLQEVHHRVKNNLQIICSLLDMASRRLHSPLDQELFQDVHSKIEGMSLIHTQLYQSEHFDSIDIGEYTTALFEQLAKMFSRGNVELELDADKVYLPINRAIPCGLVLNEALTNVFKHAYATGLGGKVSILLKNSNGQVRLRIADDGPGLPEDWETRGAKSMGMKLMRNIVEFQLGGSLMVNTGPNSAFDINFPADQN from the coding sequence GTGAATAGATTCTATTCAGCACATCTGCTGATTATCCCTCTGCTTGTTGTGTTCTGGATCGCCTTCCTATCCTTCAATGCCCAGCGCATTGATGATGTCGTGGATGCCTACCGGAACGTTCAACTACAGGTGGTACGCAAGGCCGCACATAGTGGTGAAGAAGTCTTTGCCCAAGGGGCGACTGCTGAAAACATCTCCATGGCAACACTGGAAAAACGCTTCATGGGGCAGGTAATTCAGCCCGTCCAGCTGTTACGCGAATGCAACCTGTTCGTGACCCGGGACCGTCACGTCTTCCATTGCACCCTGCCGGAGTTCTCACCCAGCCTCATTGGACACAGAATACGCGACATGTTCGATGCTCAGATTGAAAAAGGGGCCTCGGACTATGACACCCTGATTGCCGGAGTCGATGCCGGGACAAAGGGAACAACATCCTTTGTCTGGAGCAAGGACCGTGGCACGGAGCACACGGCATGGGCCAGCTTCAGAGTCCTGGGTCAAACCTGGACCATTGGCGCCTCAACACCGGAATCCGCAATTCTCGCTTTCTCGGGAATTCCCAATCAGATACGCCGCGAGACCACTATCCTGGCGGCAATCAGTGCCTTATTCCTGCTCATCATGGCTGTCCTGGCACGGCAGCAAAGACTCTCCGTCCAGCATCAGAAAAAACTTAAAAGCACTGTAGACGCCAGGACCTCGGAACTGACCAAGGCCAATCAACGTTTGCGCTCCAGCGAAGAAAAATACCGATTATTGGTGGAGCACCAAAATGATGTCGTGGTCAAAATCAACAGCCATGGAAGATTGGAATTCGTTAGTCCATCATACTGCGATCTGATCGGCAAGCCCGAGTCCGACATGCTGGGGAGCAGGTTCATCAAAATGGTTCACAAAGAGGATCGCCGCAAAGCGTATATAGCGACCCGCAATCTTGACACGCCCCCCCACTCGTTCCTGGTCGAGGCCCGAATGCATACTCGCGAAGGCGTGCGCTGGCTCTCCTGGACAGGCAAAGGAGTTCCCAGCAAAGACGGCGCACCCTATGCCGAAATTGTTGGCATAGGGCGAGATATCACAGACATGGTTCTTGCCAGAGAACGCATCGCCAACTCCCTGACGGAAAAAGAAGTCCTGTTGCAAGAAGTCCATCACCGGGTGAAAAACAATCTTCAGATCATATGCAGTCTATTGGACATGGCCAGCCGCCGACTGCACTCGCCCCTGGATCAAGAACTGTTTCAGGACGTGCACTCCAAAATTGAAGGAATGTCGCTCATTCACACCCAACTCTATCAGAGTGAGCATTTCGACAGCATCGACATTGGCGAATACACCACCGCGCTGTTTGAACAACTGGCCAAGATGTTCAGCCGGGGCAACGTCGAGCTCGAGTTGGATGCCGACAAGGTCTATCTGCCTATCAATCGTGCCATCCCCTGCGGACTCGTGCTGAATGAAGCCCTGACCAATGTTTTCAAGCACGCCTACGCAACAGGTCTGGGTGGAAAGGTTTCCATCCTTCTGAAAAATTCCAACGGCCAGGTGCGCTTGCGCATAGCAGATGACGGCCCAGGTCTCCCTGAGGACTGGGAGACGCGGGGAGCCAAATCCATGGGCATGAAGCTCATGAGAAATATCGTGGAATTTCAGCTTGGTGGCAGCCTGATGGTCAACACCGGCCCCAATAGTGCCTTTGACATCAACTTCCCTGCCGATCAGAACTGA
- the ftsY gene encoding signal recognition particle-docking protein FtsY, with translation MGFFSKLKFWQSKDDVEAPQAVDPELTPEEFLDASETTPAGADTETEPTPAQKNQPAAAQPAPEEQPAKAEEPWQAELTLALREAEPRLSQWLALVLEGLEGKGPELWQRLDFLFRALGAPEAEASDFIKRFDAWLDMMEYERVQDFRSELQYRLALALELEDEEDERSRLFLKLSEGLEKTKDKITRQIDGLLSSHDSMDEEFWEELEEILIMADVGFDATHMLVNNLRERARKADTNDPAAFKGFMAEELADLFKGERRITAVNPPEVVMVIGVNGVGKTTTIAKLAHRAQMQGKRVLVAAGDTFRAAAMEQLQVWAERVGAGFYGKGEGADPAAVAFEAVDYAIKERYDIIFVDTAGRLHTKVNLMEELKKIKNVLGKKHPGAPHRSILVVDATTGQNALSQTDLFSKAVGVDEIVLTKLDGTAKGGVVVAIALQFGVPITFVGLGERMEDLRPFNGQDFATALLGA, from the coding sequence ATGGGCTTCTTTTCGAAACTCAAATTCTGGCAATCAAAAGATGACGTCGAGGCCCCACAGGCTGTTGATCCCGAGTTGACCCCAGAAGAATTCCTCGACGCTAGTGAGACCACCCCGGCTGGCGCCGACACAGAAACTGAACCAACCCCAGCGCAGAAAAATCAGCCAGCAGCAGCTCAACCTGCCCCTGAAGAACAGCCGGCCAAAGCCGAGGAGCCCTGGCAAGCTGAACTGACCCTGGCCCTGCGCGAAGCTGAGCCCCGCCTTTCGCAATGGCTGGCACTCGTGCTGGAAGGACTGGAGGGCAAGGGTCCTGAATTATGGCAACGTTTAGATTTCCTCTTCCGAGCCCTGGGCGCCCCTGAAGCCGAGGCATCAGACTTCATCAAGCGCTTTGACGCCTGGTTGGACATGATGGAATACGAGCGGGTTCAGGATTTTCGCTCGGAACTGCAATACCGCCTGGCACTGGCGCTGGAGCTTGAAGACGAAGAGGACGAACGTTCCCGTCTGTTCCTCAAGCTTTCCGAAGGGCTGGAGAAAACCAAAGACAAAATTACTCGACAGATCGACGGCCTGCTGTCTTCTCACGACTCCATGGACGAAGAGTTCTGGGAAGAACTAGAAGAGATTCTCATCATGGCCGATGTCGGTTTCGATGCCACTCACATGCTGGTCAACAACCTGCGTGAACGTGCCCGCAAGGCCGACACCAATGACCCTGCCGCGTTCAAGGGTTTCATGGCCGAAGAACTGGCCGACCTGTTCAAGGGTGAGAGACGCATCACTGCCGTCAATCCACCTGAAGTTGTTATGGTCATCGGTGTCAACGGTGTGGGTAAAACCACCACCATCGCCAAATTGGCCCATCGCGCCCAGATGCAGGGCAAGAGGGTCCTCGTTGCTGCAGGTGACACCTTCCGAGCCGCCGCCATGGAGCAATTGCAGGTCTGGGCCGAAAGGGTCGGGGCTGGCTTTTATGGCAAAGGCGAAGGTGCAGACCCTGCAGCCGTGGCCTTTGAAGCAGTGGATTACGCCATCAAGGAACGCTACGACATCATCTTCGTGGACACTGCTGGTCGCCTTCACACCAAGGTGAACCTGATGGAGGAGTTGAAGAAGATCAAGAATGTTCTGGGCAAGAAACACCCCGGCGCTCCTCACCGTTCCATCCTTGTGGTTGACGCCACGACCGGCCAGAACGCACTCTCCCAGACGGACCTTTTCTCCAAAGCCGTTGGCGTGGATGAAATCGTTCTTACCAAGCTGGATGGCACCGCCAAAGGCGGTGTGGTTGTGGCCATTGCCCTGCAATTCGGAGTCCCTATCACCTTTGTAGGACTCGGCGAACGAATGGAAGACCTTCGGCCATTCAATGGTCAAGACTTCGCAACCGCACTTCTTGGAGCATAA
- the asnS gene encoding asparagine--tRNA ligase has product MNRIKVKAALSAKEPREDIQINGWVRTKRDGKGFAFVEINDGSCLSNIQAIVDEGLPGWDDMPRVGTGAAVSIDGELVESPGKGQKWEVRAKALRLIGEADQESYPLQKKRHSDEFLRSIAHLRPRTNKFGAMFRIRSEAAYAVHKFFRDRDFRYVHSPIITGSDCEGAGEMFRVTTHDPAQPGAQSYEKDFFGKEAALTVSGQLTAEIFATSLGDVYTFGPTFRAENSNTPRHAAEFWMIEPEMSFCDIHGNMDLGEQFLKYLVRHLREHCAEDMALFAQWVDKTLDATLDSIENDTFVRLPYTEAIEILLKNAKTKKGKDRFEFPVEWGIDLQTEHERFLTEQHFKKPVIVFDYPKDIKAFYMRMNDDGKTVAAMDVLVPRVGEIIGGSQREERLDVLQARIQEMGLPEEEYWWYMDLRRFGTVPHAGFGMGFERLLMMVTGVTNIRDVIPCPRTPRHLEF; this is encoded by the coding sequence ATGAATCGCATCAAGGTCAAAGCAGCATTGTCGGCCAAGGAGCCCAGAGAAGACATCCAGATTAATGGCTGGGTCCGTACCAAGCGCGACGGCAAGGGTTTCGCCTTCGTGGAAATCAACGACGGCTCATGTCTCTCCAATATTCAGGCCATTGTGGATGAGGGACTCCCGGGCTGGGACGACATGCCCCGCGTGGGTACAGGGGCTGCTGTCTCCATTGATGGTGAATTGGTCGAATCCCCGGGAAAGGGCCAGAAATGGGAAGTGCGCGCCAAGGCTCTCAGACTGATTGGTGAGGCAGACCAGGAGAGTTATCCTCTTCAGAAGAAGCGCCATTCCGACGAGTTCTTGCGTTCCATCGCCCATTTGCGTCCCCGTACCAATAAATTTGGAGCCATGTTCAGGATTCGATCCGAGGCTGCCTATGCCGTGCACAAGTTCTTCCGGGATCGCGATTTCCGGTATGTGCATTCACCTATCATCACAGGTTCGGATTGCGAGGGTGCTGGCGAGATGTTTCGGGTGACCACCCATGACCCGGCCCAACCCGGAGCACAGTCCTACGAGAAGGATTTCTTTGGTAAAGAGGCCGCGTTGACCGTTTCCGGTCAGCTGACCGCTGAAATTTTTGCGACGTCTCTGGGTGACGTGTACACCTTCGGACCGACCTTCCGTGCCGAGAATTCCAATACTCCCCGCCATGCCGCCGAGTTCTGGATGATTGAGCCCGAGATGAGCTTCTGCGACATTCACGGGAATATGGATTTGGGCGAGCAGTTCCTGAAATATCTGGTGCGCCATCTGCGCGAGCATTGTGCAGAGGACATGGCGTTGTTTGCCCAGTGGGTGGACAAGACGCTGGATGCGACTCTGGATTCCATCGAGAATGACACCTTTGTGCGCCTGCCCTATACCGAGGCCATCGAGATCCTGCTGAAGAATGCCAAAACCAAGAAGGGCAAGGATCGCTTTGAATTCCCAGTGGAGTGGGGCATTGATCTCCAAACTGAGCATGAGCGTTTCCTGACGGAGCAGCATTTCAAGAAACCGGTCATCGTGTTTGACTACCCCAAGGACATCAAGGCCTTTTACATGCGCATGAATGACGACGGCAAGACCGTTGCTGCCATGGATGTTCTGGTGCCCCGGGTGGGCGAAATCATCGGTGGCTCGCAGCGTGAGGAGCGTCTTGATGTGCTCCAGGCGCGGATTCAGGAGATGGGTCTGCCAGAAGAGGAATACTGGTGGTACATGGACTTGAGGCGTTTTGGCACTGTGCCTCATGCCGGCTTCGGCATGGGATTCGAGCGGCTCTTGATGATGGTGACCGGAGTGACCAATATCCGTGACGTCATCCCCTGTCCTCGTACGCCGAGGCATCTTGAGTTCTAA